GCCCTCGGGAAAGCTGAGCCCCGGCACCAGACTGCCAGGGCCAGAGGCGCTCCCAGGCCTGGGGGTCCTTTTCTCATCGCCCCTCGAATCCCTGACCTTGCCGTTCTCTCCCTGCAGTGGGTCCTGTGTCCGTGTCCTTTAGCCCAGTGCCGTCCCTGGCGGAGATTGTGGAGAGGAATCCCCGGGTGGAGCCGGGGGGTCGGTACCGCCCCGCAGGGTGTGAGCCCCGCTCCCGAACCGCCATCATTGTGCCCCACCGTGCCCGGGAGCACCACCTGCGCCTGCTTCTCTACCACCTGCACCCCTTCCTGCAGCGCCAGCAGCTCGCCTACGGCATCTACGTCATCCACCAGGTACCCGGGCCCCGCCCGGCTCTCTCTGTGACGGAGCCTCGGGTCCCTGCCCCCCCACTCCCACGTAGTAGGTCCCTGGAACAGTTCTGAGGGGGTCAGACCGTTGAAGGTGGGGAAAGACGCAGCACTGCTCGGCCAGCTTGTCCGCCCCGTAACTCCCCCGGTTCTGTTTAGGGTGTTGTTCCCACGGTCTTCCGTGATCTCTTCCTTCGTTGAACTTGCAATGGTGCAAGTTTGGCACCGGCCAGACCTGGACTAAAGTTTGTTCTGCCATTTGTCCCACacgtgaccttgaacaagtttctTAACCCCCTAAAATGAGGCAAAGAGTGAAAACTAATAGACACCTGTTTTCCGTGGCTATCGGTTGTCAGGATGAAAATGCTAGACAGCGGCACGTAAGTATCAGACACATGCCGATGCTcaacaagtatttgctgaatgaaaaatgaacgtttgtctttctctccattCTGCTCGCCACCCTCCCTTCACCCGCCTTTGATCtccctcctttcatttttgtaCTTGGGCCCCTCTTCTCCATGCTGCCCACAGACACGGTCTGCTTCTCCTCCATCCCCTTCCAGGCTGGCAATGGGACCTTTAACAGGGCCAAGCTGCTGAACGTTGGGGTGCGGGAGGCCCTGCGTGACGAGGAATGGGACTGCCTGTTCCTGCACGACGTGGACCTGCTGCCCGAGAACGACCACAATCTGTATGTGTGTGACCCCCGGGGACCCCGGCACGTCGCCGTCGCCATGAACAAGTTCGGATACAGGTATAGAGGGCACGAGAGGGCGCGGGGAAGTAGGGAACCCCACCGTCCACTGGGAGGAGAGCcaaggggatgtgggtggggatgTCTCCCCAAAAGACTTGTGGAATCCAGGCGCCTTTCTCTCCCTAGCCTCCCGTACCCCCAGTACTTTGGAGGAGTCTCGGCGCTCACTCCTGACCAGTACCTGAAGATGAATGGCTTCCCCAATGAATACTGGGGCTGGGGCGGTGAGGATGACGACATTGCTACCAGGTCAGACTTCCTGCCAccactccctacccccacctcagCCTGGGGGCCTGTCCTCGGAGAGCACGCCTGACTCTAGCGAGCCGGACCCACACCGTGCCCATTCTTCTCCCTTAGCTTTTTCAGTCCACCCGGGTCAGGCTTTGCGTGCCGGTCTCCATTCTGTCGTCCCCCGGTCTCCTAGATCCTGATGAGTTAGGTTTCTGGGAGAGACGATGAGATCAAGAGGCTACAGTATCACGGGATTCCTTCCAGAGTCGGAAGAGGGCCTAGCGACACTTGAGTCCTGCCTGCCGCCAGGCTTGCATCCAGACCACTTccggtggggcaggggaggaggggctctGCTCCATAGAGCCCAGAACCACTTTGTTGGTTGGAGTCCGTGTCACTGGCACGGTGCCAGCTCATTTTTAGCCTGTGAAATGTTTTGACCTTCAGCCTCAGCTGACCCAGTTTCCTATCTGTGGCGTGAGGATTTGGGCTTGCTGTGCTAGACCCGTTGCGTCCCCTCCCCCCTTGGCCCCTCCGGGACGAGCTCTCTGAATTCTTGTCCTCTGTATGTGTGTGAAGGACCCAGCGGTTTCTAAACGTACGTGTGCTTTCAGTACCTTCCCAGGCCATCTTCAGGTCTTGCTTCTGTGTGTCCCAGATGGGGTTTGTTTCTCTCCAGGTCCTGATTATTTGGTTCCGTTCTTTTCCTAATGACGGGGACAGGTGGAGGGGTCGGGGTGAGGGAGTTGAGGCAGCTCGGCTGCCGTTCTAGATAAGAGTTGCTGAGCTTGGGTCCGCGACTCTCGGTCTCGCCCTGTCCTTTTCATCAGAtggctcctctccctgcccttcctggacTGCCAGGCCGCTTCCCGTTAGCCACGTAGAGAGCAAAAGGTGGGACGTGCGAACCCACCTCTGCCCGTCGTTGAACGAGGCCCCAGGGTTTGGATGCACTGGCACCAGCCCCAGGCTTTGGTTACATCCAGCTTCTACGTTCTCTTGTGccacttccttctctctctttgactttctctctccttccagtaCGTGGCACTTTTTTGCCTAACCGGTGAGAGTGGCTCTCTGTGTACAGAAACACGTAATCGCTTCCTTGCTGGCCGGACGTAGCTCCTGTTGGCCTGTCAGGAGCTTTCCTCCACTCCGGATCCTCCACGGTGCCCTCACTTTTCCCATAGGGTACGTCTGGCTGGGATGAAGATCTCGCGCCCCCCGACATCCGTGGGGCACTATAAGATGGTGAAGCACCGAGGAGACAAGGGAAATGAGGAAAACCCCCACAGGTAGGGAGGACCGCCCGCGAACGGTGACTGGGCCCTCAGGGTTCTGCATCCCAGCCAGGAAACGCCTAGAGGTCCCTAAGTCCCCGGCTGTTTCTTTCTGGGCCTTAGTTCTCCAACCTCTGACCCTCAGATTTGACCTCCTGGTCCGTACCCAGAATTCTTGGACACAAGATGGGATGAACTCACTGACATACCGACTGCTGGCTCGAGAACTGGGCCCTCTCTATACCAACATCACAGCAGACATTGGAACTGACCCTCGGGGTCCCCGGACTCCCTCTGGGCCCCGTTACCCACCTGGTTCCTCCCAGGCCTTCCGCCAAGAGATGCTGCAGCGCCGGCCCCCAGCCAGGCCTGGCCCTCTGCCTACTGCCAACCACACAGCCCCCCAGGGCTCACACTGactcctccttcctgcccaccTCAATCATGAAACTGAATCCGAGGGGTCGTATTCTCCCCGCCCTCGGCTCCTCACTGCTCTCAGAGGGGACGTGGGGGAACTGAACTCCAGTGCTGGGCTGGAGGCAAGGGCCTCTCCTCACTGCTGGACTGGAGCTGGGCTCCTTTAGACCCGGGGGTCCCTCTTTCTAGGGTCACCTGCCAGGGCTTATGACTGTGAATCCTTGATGTCATGATTTTATGTGATGACTCCTGAGAGTCCCCGGCCCCAGGGGTAAGAGCAGGGCTGGACCCCAAGTCCCTTCCTCTTCCAGGAGAGAAGAGTGATCCGGCTTTTCCTGGGACCTCTGtgaatatttattctatttatggTTCCGAGGAAGTAACGTTTGGTGAAGGAAACCCCTCCCTGGGTACTTTTCTGCCAGTGCTGGAGTAGCTTCCTCTTCTGGACCTGGCGCAGGGGGCTGggattttgatatattttctaataaaggaCTTTGTCTTGCCTCTGCTCCCGCTTGCTGCCTCCCAGGCACCTCGTGCCTGTCTCTGCGACCTGCCCCCCTGCCGCCTCGTGCCTGGAGGTGACAGAACAACCGGATCCAGCCAGGCTCCAGCAACTTTTATTCTCGTGGGTCAAGAACTGCCACCAGCGGGGCCAGGACGAGGTGGGAGTTGGGGATCAGCTGTCCGGTTCCGAGCCCAGGACCCGGGCTGCTGCCTGGCGTCCGCTCTCTATACAGTCGTTGACGGCAACCCCCTCATAGGAGGCTCCGGCCAGAGTCAAGGGCAGCCTCTGCGAAGCCAAGAATTGCGTAGCTGCCtctggaaagaaaagatgaaaggacGGTTAGAGCTGGGGGTCTGGTCTCCTTGCCCTCCTCAGCACACTCGCTCTCCCAACTCACCCAGTTTTTGCCAGTGGCCTAGTGTATACTGGGGGATGCAGttctggggagagaagaggggataCGGGGAAATTTTTGCTGCTGATGTCCAAGCCCAGGTAGACGGTGACAAATCCACCGCCTCCTGCCTTCGGTGGGAGTCGAGGAGCGTTTGCTCAACTCACCTTGTGTAGATGGACCAAGCAGTGGCTGGGTGGCTCTTTCAGTCCTAACTGGGTGGCAGCTGCTTCCTGGGCCTGTTGTTGGAGCAGCTCTGGAGATAAGACGGCTCCCTTGGCTTCCAGTGTCTGTAACCAGGACCCTCCCAGCATCACCTAGGGAGAGGATATGGCACTGAGCAGCCTGGCCTGACCTGCGCTGGGCACGGAGGAGCCCTCTGGAAACCCCCGCCAAGCAAAGCTGTCGCTTCTCACAGTCACTCGGAGGCCAGGGGGGCTTCCGTCCTGCTCAGGGAAAGCAACCGAGTCATACACAATTCCCAGGACGCCCGGGTCTTCTGAGGATGGCACCAAATGTCCGAATCCCTGGGGCGAGGAGGAGACCGGGTCAGGAAGGAGAGGTTCCGGTTGAGCCCATGCCTCTCGTTCCTGTGTCACAGCTACCTGCACGGGCAGACGGGCTCCTCGGTACTGCAGGTTCACCACAGCCACAGACACCGCAGTGATGGCGCTCAGGGCCCGGGCCAGAGGCGCAGCCTCCGCAGGGAGCAGCTTGCCGAGCACTGCGGGAAGAGCAGGCGGAGGCCCGCGTCAGGAAGCCTTCCCACCAGTCTCGCCCACCCTCCCCGGGGTTAGACCCCTACAGCGATGACCAGTTCGGGGGCACAGGATGGTCCCGTGGGTCCCGGAAGCTAAACTTTGCCTCACCCCCGCCGAGGAAGGGGACGGTGGCTACCTCGTTACCTGAAGCTGGAACAGCACTAATAACGTGGTCAGCATCCAGACTGCTGTCCCCTAGAGACACCTGACGGGACGAAAAcatttgagggacagagagaatgggaatGTTGCCCCACTTTCCCAGGCACCAAACGGGCAGGAGAGACTGAGTGCTGACCCAGGATGAAGAGACTGTGcgatcagcacagaacccccgcccccccttcccccaccccgttACTCCAGGAAGCAGACCAGACAAGCCAGCGTGGCCTCTGAGATGTGTAATGGAGCTGGGCTGGCCCTTCCCCTATCTAAGCCACTTACAAGCACTACTTCTGTCTAGAGTTGGATCAAGCAGATCTCGGAGGAAGCTCTACAAATAAAGTCTAGGACCCTGGGGTGGCCCGTACTTAAACAGCATCTAGGAAACCCACGAATAACTAGTCTGGCCCACCCCGGCCTGGTTAAAACATAGAGGCAAAGATGGAAACTCTAATTAGACACGCATTCCACACCAGGGGCCTCTCCTACCTTCCAGCGCCTGTCTGCCTGGAGGCTGAGCCCACAGACGGGCTGGCCTCTGAGAATACGGACTCCTCTACTAGTCAGGTGGGTGTTAAGGGCTTGGGGCAACGTTTCCAGCCCTCCTCGGAGGGACCACTGGCTCCAGCGCTCGGCTCGGGCCTGGCTAATGAGTGCGGAGTCTGGCTGCGGGCTCTGCCCTgcacaggaggaggcagggaagaatcATTAAAACAGCACCCTGGCCTCCAGTCCCTTACTCTGGCGGTCCTTAATATCTTCACCCCTTGAACCAATCCCCACTCACCTGCTCCCAGCAGCAGCCCCAGTAAAACGGAACGATGGCTTTGCTCGGCTTGGAAGAGACTGGGAAAGCAGGACCTGACGCTGAGCTCTCGGCTGTTGCCTGCAAACACTCCTCGGCAGAGGCTGTCCATGGCTAGAGACGCCACCTTAAGGGTGAGACCAGGATTGAGAGGCCAAGGAAGAAGCCGCACAGCCTACTTCCCGCTGGCCCTGCTAGGTAGGGAACAGGGGTGGGGTAGAGTTTCGGTTGGGGAGCAGTCCCGCTATAGCAAAACAATGGGAAGCAACAGAGGGCATCCACTCCCGACTGTTCTGAGGACTACTGGATGTGAAGAGAAGGGGGCATCCCTAAGCCCTACAGAAGACCCCCCCTAGGTGGCAGGTATGAGTGGAGGGCTCTGCAGCTGGTTAGGAGGGGAGGGGTTTCGGGGCCTCTGGGGCCACCTTACCTCGGGTCCAAGGCGGCGCTGGGCAAAACTGTGCACAGTCTCATCAGGGTCTTTGCCCCTGGGCGCGGTCAACTCCCTCAGCCCAGCCCAAAACAGAGGTTTGGAGAAGGGCGGTGAAGGGCGGAAGAGCCCCCTGCACTGAGGAAGGCATAGTCATTTCCATGCATCTGGCTCCTCTTGCCGGGAGGGCTGACAGACTGGGAGATGCAGTCGTGGAAGGGGTGAGAGCCAGGCGGGCAGGGGTGCAGTAAGGAGGTGACAGGCGTTACCTGAGGCCGGAGGGCAGCGCATGCAGGGCGCCACCTACGTACAGGAACCTGTTCTTGGCAGCTGGGTGGTCTCCCCGGACAGGCAACACTTCTGAGTCCAAGCCAAGCTCAGAAACCTGCTCTCCACACATCCTCAGGAAGAGGAGAAACTAAGGAAAGGACTGGCCCACCAATGCTCCCTCCCAAGCCTGTCCTCTAGTGAAGGGCCCTCCGCAAGCCCTCCTAGGCATTCCATAGCCTTCTCACCAGGAGCAGGGTCCGGGCCCCCAGGGCTCCCGCCGGCCGAATTCCTCGAGGTCCAAGTTCAAAGATAGCACCACCTGGCCCTCGGACTGAGCGGATCCAGCCTCCCAGACGCTCGCTGGCCTCCACCAGGACCACCTGGGAACAAGAGGGCGGCACGGCCTACATAGCCTCGGGGTAAATGGTCTGCAGGGGAAGAGGGCAGCGCACTCCCTTTTGCTGGAAACGGGAGGAGGGTATTAAAGCAGCCTCCCTCTGGCGCGACGGGGCACTCACCTTGGGGGGACAGGGGGCCCGGCTCAGGTGGTAACTGGCGGCCAAGCCGCTGATGCCTCCTCCCAGCACGACCACGGTCCGGCCCATTAGGAAACCTGGGCGTAGCCTGGGTAGGGGgcgcggtgggggagggggatcgGACAGGCTGACGGGGCTGCACCTGCTCTGCGGCAGCCCCCCAGGTTCCACGTTCCACCCCCGGTCCGGGCCGCTGCTCCAGGGGAAACCCGCAGAGCCCGCGGACGGGGTGGGGCCGGTGAGGTCCCCGCCCAGGGCCCAGGACCCACCCGCGAGAGGGCCGAGAGAGCTGGAGGGAGAGGTCTCCGGGTTCCCCGGCCGGCGCCCGGCGTGGAGGCGGATAAGGACCCCGCCCGCGCTATCTGCCCGCCCAGGGTTCGCGGAGCCGTGAGGGGCCCCAGGCCCGCGGCTCGGGCGCTGCCGCTCCGGCCGCCCCCTTCGGGCCCTCCGACTCCGCGTCCACTCCCTCCCGCCTCCGGATTGGCGGGCCCTGGGAGGCCCCGGATCACGCCCACCAATGagagcacagagccggaggtgtctccccccccccctccccgcccgtgCCCCGCCCCGCGGAGGCCGGCCCTGCGTGAGGCTGCGGCGCCGGGCGGCGGTTAACTGCTTAGGTGCCAGTTGGAGAGGGCGGTCGGccgggccctgccctcccccgggGCTGCGGCGGCGAGGGCTGGAGCCCGGTCAGCGGGCCCCGGCTCAGGCTTCCCAGGCCCGGCGACGGTGACAGCCCAGAGGcgggggggatgggagagaggcgAGCGTTGGGTGCAGGGAGAGCGGACAGGGACACGGGCCGCTCCGTGGGGAGGAGGCTCCGTAAACAGCTCCTTGATGTTAGCAACAGCCCGGGCCTACGGGAGCCGGGGCCGCCCGGCAACGCGCCCCGTGTTTGTCAACAGGGGTCCTCGGGTGCCTCGCCCTCGAGGGGCAGCCCCGTTCCGGGCAGAAGACGGCGCCCTGAGCTTGCACTGGCTTCCCCGTAGCTTCACGAGTCGCAGGTGTGCGTTCCCTCTTTGCCCCCATGTTGGCACCCGCGTGTCCGGGGCCGGCACCCCCACCTCCGCCCGAGAGCGCCCCCGTCTGTCCAGAGAAGGAACTGAGTCCCAGGGGGACTCCCGTTCCGCCGGTTCTCTTATCTGCCCCCTAAGCACAAATACAGAGAAGGACATcactttttcttaataaatttatTCACAAAAAGTGAGGTTGTAGAGGGTCTGGGGGCTGTACACGGGCAGGGACCTGGGCAGCTCTGTACATGGGGCTGGGAGACGAGGGAGCCTCCAGGTGGAAGGGtacttcttaataaaaaaaataatgggagcTACAAccaccgcctcccccctccccgattaaaaagacacaaaaatagacgTCTCTGAGGTAAATGGGGAGCCTGGGGCTTAAGGGTGTTGAAAGGGCGTCACAGGTGCCAGGGCGTAAAGGGGGTGTCAcaggcaccggggtggctcctGCATCAGTTGGTAGAACAGCACGTAGCCCTCACTGGACGCCACCTGGTTTTCACTGACAGGGGAGAcactgggaggaggggagaggggacggGGCTTGTGACCGCTCCTGGGTCTTCCCTCCTCCCCGCAAGATCAACCTGGGGCATCTAGGAAGAGCACCCTGCCCTTCTGGGGCTTCACATGGGGGACAGGGGAGCGGcggtggggatggggcaggaatggggggggggcgggtctcaCCGAGAATCATTGTAGACGTGCCAGCCAGTCTGGCACCGGCACAGGGCCGTGTAGTGGCCGTAGTGGACGCTGCCCGAGTGGTTGCAAAGGGCATACAGCTGATAGATGGGGCTTCCTGTAGGGTGAGAGTCGACCACATTCCAGGGCCAGAGCTGGGCCCGCTCCGCCCGCTCTCCCTCCCCTTCAGAGGAGCTCTTCAGGACCTTCCCTTCCAGACTTACCGGCTTTGTCACTGGCAAAGTCCCCTAGGCTCAGTCGCTGCAGCGGGAAGTCTACACCTACTGAACTTTTCTTGATGGAGCCTCGGGAGGCAGAGAATCGATTAAGATCTAAGCCCTGGTTAAGGAGCATGTgcgtggcggtggggggggggtgcggggggcagAGGGCATTTGAAGGGGACTGAATGCTGTCCATTCCCCTCTGGGAGCAGGGCAGGAAAAGGCGGAGTGGCAGGCTTTTCCTAAGGAAAACTCGATTGCCAAACGTCCAGCGTCGGCAGACATGGAAAATGAGGGGGGCCAACCGGATGGGACAAATAAGAACTTGAAGATTAGGATACGGAGCACGAGGATTCGGGGGAATCTTTGTACTGTCAACTTTTTGGTACTTCGTGTTTTCTGCCGACATCGATCACACACCTGAATGAATGTCAAATAACGTCCTGTTAATGTGCTCTGCCCCTCAGCCGGCTTTTCTGACACCTTAACTCACACATTTACCACGACTTCCCATTACTCCCTTCACCCCGGGGCCACTCCCCTGCGCCCTAGGATTCCTAGGCCGTATCTGAGAGCCCAACACAAACCCAGACATACAAATATTATGCCCGTATCAAAGCATCATGCGACCCCTTTTACTCAGatgggccccctccccaggcctcccacCCTTACTGTATCCCTTGTGGAACCCCACATACTGGAGCATTCTCTGACTCCAGCTCTTCTTCCTTGGTGAAAAGGTTGAAACAATCCCGCAGAGATACCTTGCCCCCGGCAAATCCTTTCTGGGGGGGGGGAAACAGGAATGAGAGGTCAGCATGTTCTGGATTTGCTTCTCCAACTCGTCTCCATCAAGCCAGGCTTCTTCAGTGCTTCTCCAGACACCCACAGGGTTCCCTCCCACGctctgggggtgggcagggacgGGTCACAGAACCCATGTCCCATCCAACCCTGGAATCCTCCGGACTCCCACCTTGGGGATGGGCAGGGACAGGTCACAAAAAACCTCGAAGGTCGTGGAGCGATACCCACAGGCCTGGCACTTGAGACAACTTTTCAACTGGCCCACAAACAGGTCTAGACAGAAGCGAAGAGGCGGGACAGACAGTCATTCTGGGATGCCAGAGGTGCTCCCTtggcccctcctctcttcccacccctcttCCTGACCCTTCTTTTCCTAACCCCCTCGCCCCTCGTCTGCATCTTCAACCCTCTAGTCTCGCTCCCACACCCCTTCATGGTATCGGGCTTTCTCCCAAgcctgcacccctcccccgcgCTGATTTGCCCACGTGGCTTTGCCCGCTTCCGTACCCACAATCTTGCTGTCTTCTCGCTCCAGGTAACGCTTCCACATTAGGTTGGCTCGGTCATCATCACTGCCACAGGTCAAGGGAAGCGAGGAGCACCCATGAGACGGCGGGGACACCGGGGCCCCCCAACACCACGGAAACGACTCACGCAGCCCcgcaccccacccacccccagctccttCTCTACATTTCAAAGAAGCGTCAAAGGAGTAGGTCAAAGGAGTAACGCTTCAGAAGGCTCAGACGGCTTTCCGGGGAAATCCAAGGtgagggaaaagaagggaataaGGAAGGACAGGGAAAGAACAGCTGTCTTCACCTGGCTTGAAACGCTTTAGGTCCCTGGTGGTAAATTAtcccctctgccccaacccaggGCCATCCCAGCACTGCCCTCTGCCTCCGGCCGTACccttggcctccctccctc
This genomic interval from Prionailurus viverrinus isolate Anna chromosome F1, UM_Priviv_1.0, whole genome shotgun sequence contains the following:
- the B4GALT3 gene encoding beta-1,4-galactosyltransferase 3 encodes the protein MLRRLLERPCTLALLVGSQLAVMMYLSLGGFRSLSALFGREQGPTFDYSHPHDVYSNLSHLPGAPVAPGGPPAPQGLPYCPERSPLLVGPVSVSFSPVPSLAEIVERNPRVEPGGRYRPAGCEPRSRTAIIVPHRAREHHLRLLLYHLHPFLQRQQLAYGIYVIHQAGNGTFNRAKLLNVGVREALRDEEWDCLFLHDVDLLPENDHNLYVCDPRGPRHVAVAMNKFGYSLPYPQYFGGVSALTPDQYLKMNGFPNEYWGWGGEDDDIATRVRLAGMKISRPPTSVGHYKMVKHRGDKGNEENPHRFDLLVRTQNSWTQDGMNSLTYRLLARELGPLYTNITADIGTDPRGPRTPSGPRYPPGSSQAFRQEMLQRRPPARPGPLPTANHTAPQGSH
- the PPOX gene encoding protoporphyrinogen oxidase isoform X6, giving the protein MCGEQVSELGLDSEVLPVRGDHPAAKNRFLYVGGALHALPSGLRGLFRPSPPFSKPLFWAGLRELTAPRGKDPDETVHSFAQRRLGPEVASLAMDSLCRGVFAGNSRELSVRSCFPSLFQAEQSHRSVLLGLLLGAGQSPQPDSALISQARAERWSQWSLRGGLETLPQALNTHLTSRGVRILRGQPVCGLSLQADRRWKVSLGDSSLDADHVISAVPASVLGKLLPAEAAPLARALSAITAVSVAVVNLQYRGARLPVQVAVTQEREAWAQPEPLLPDPVSSSPQGFGHLVPSSEDPGVLGIVYDSVAFPEQDGSPPGLRVTVMLGGSWLQTLEAKGAVLSPELLQQQAQEAAATQLGLKEPPSHCLVHLHKNCIPQYTLGHWQKLEAATQFLASQRLPLTLAGASYEGVAVNDCIESGRQAAARVLGSEPDS
- the PPOX gene encoding protoporphyrinogen oxidase isoform X2; amino-acid sequence: MGRTVVVLGGGISGLAASYHLSRAPCPPKVVLVEASERLGGWIRSVRGPGGAIFELGPRGIRPAGALGARTLLLMCGEQVSELGLDSEVLPVRGDHPAAKNRFLYVGGALHALPSGLRGLFRPSPPFSKPLFWAGLRELTAPRGKDPDETVHSFAQRRLGPEVASLAMDSLCRGVFAGNSRELSVRSCFPSLFQAEQSHRSVLLGLLLGAGQSPQPDSALISQARAERWSQWSLRGGLETLPQALNTHLTSRGVRILRGQPVCGLSLQADRRWKVSLGDSSLDADHVISAVPASVLGKLLPAEAAPLARALSAITAVSVAVVNLQYRGARLPVQVAVTQEREAWAQPEPLLPDPVSSSPQGFGHLVPSSEDPGVLGIVYDSVAFPEQDGSPPGLRVTVMLGGSWLQTLEAKGAVLSPELLQQQAQEAAATQLGLKEPPSHCLVHLHKNCIPQYTLGHWQKLEAATQFLASQRLPLTLAGASYEGVAVNDCIESGRQAAARVLGSEPDS
- the PPOX gene encoding protoporphyrinogen oxidase isoform X1: MGRTVVVLGGGISGLAASYHLSRAPCPPKVVLVEASERLGGWIRSVRGPGGAIFELGPRGIRPAGALGARTLLLFLLFLRMCGEQVSELGLDSEVLPVRGDHPAAKNRFLYVGGALHALPSGLRGLFRPSPPFSKPLFWAGLRELTAPRGKDPDETVHSFAQRRLGPEVASLAMDSLCRGVFAGNSRELSVRSCFPSLFQAEQSHRSVLLGLLLGAGQSPQPDSALISQARAERWSQWSLRGGLETLPQALNTHLTSRGVRILRGQPVCGLSLQADRRWKVSLGDSSLDADHVISAVPASVLGKLLPAEAAPLARALSAITAVSVAVVNLQYRGARLPVQVAVTQEREAWAQPEPLLPDPVSSSPQGFGHLVPSSEDPGVLGIVYDSVAFPEQDGSPPGLRVTVMLGGSWLQTLEAKGAVLSPELLQQQAQEAAATQLGLKEPPSHCLVHLHKNCIPQYTLGHWQKLEAATQFLASQRLPLTLAGASYEGVAVNDCIESGRQAAARVLGSEPDS
- the PPOX gene encoding protoporphyrinogen oxidase isoform X5; this encodes MGRTVVVLGGGISGLAASYHLSRAPCPPKVVLVEASERLGGWIRSVRGPGGAIFELGPRGIRPAGALGARTLLLVSELGLDSEVLPVRGDHPAAKNRFLYVGGALHALPSGLRGLFRPSPPFSKPLFWAGLRELTAPRGKDPDETVHSFAQRRLGPEVASLAMDSLCRGVFAGNSRELSVRSCFPSLFQAEQSHRSVLLGLLLGAGQSPQPDSALISQARAERWSQWSLRGGLETLPQALNTHLTSRGVRILRGQPVCGLSLQADRRWKVSLGDSSLDADHVISAVPASVLGKLLPAEAAPLARALSAITAVSVAVVNLQYRGARLPVQGFGHLVPSSEDPGVLGIVYDSVAFPEQDGSPPGLRVTVMLGGSWLQTLEAKGAVLSPELLQQQAQEAAATQLGLKEPPSHCLVHLHKNCIPQYTLGHWQKLEAATQFLASQRLPLTLAGASYEGVAVNDCIESGRQAAARVLGSEPDS
- the PPOX gene encoding protoporphyrinogen oxidase isoform X4 → MGRTVVVLGGGISGLAASYHLSRAPCPPKVVLVEASERLGGWIRSVRGPGGAIFELGPRGIRPAGALGARTLLLFLLFLRMCGEQVSELGLDSEVLPVRGDHPAAKNRFLYVGGALHALPSGLRGLFRPSPPFSKPLFWAGLRELTAPRGKDPDETVHSFAQRRLGPEVASLAMDSLCRGVFAGNSRELSVRSCFPSLFQAEQSHRSVLLGLLLGAGQSPQPDSALISQARAERWSQWSLRGGLETLPQALNTHLTSRGVRILRGQPVCGLSLQADRRWKVSLGDSSLDADHVISAVPASVLGKLLPAEAAPLARALSAITAVSVAVVNLQYRGARLPVQGFGHLVPSSEDPGVLGIVYDSVAFPEQDGSPPGLRVTVMLGGSWLQTLEAKGAVLSPELLQQQAQEAAATQLGLKEPPSHCLVHLHKNCIPQYTLGHWQKLEAATQFLASQRLPLTLAGASYEGVAVNDCIESGRQAAARVLGSEPDS
- the PPOX gene encoding protoporphyrinogen oxidase isoform X3, which gives rise to MGRTVVVLGGGISGLAASYHLSRAPCPPKVVLVEASERLGGWIRSVRGPGGAIFELGPRGIRPAGALGARTLLLVSELGLDSEVLPVRGDHPAAKNRFLYVGGALHALPSGLRGLFRPSPPFSKPLFWAGLRELTAPRGKDPDETVHSFAQRRLGPEVASLAMDSLCRGVFAGNSRELSVRSCFPSLFQAEQSHRSVLLGLLLGAGQSPQPDSALISQARAERWSQWSLRGGLETLPQALNTHLTSRGVRILRGQPVCGLSLQADRRWKVSLGDSSLDADHVISAVPASVLGKLLPAEAAPLARALSAITAVSVAVVNLQYRGARLPVQVAVTQEREAWAQPEPLLPDPVSSSPQGFGHLVPSSEDPGVLGIVYDSVAFPEQDGSPPGLRVTVMLGGSWLQTLEAKGAVLSPELLQQQAQEAAATQLGLKEPPSHCLVHLHKNCIPQYTLGHWQKLEAATQFLASQRLPLTLAGASYEGVAVNDCIESGRQAAARVLGSEPDS